One Panicum virgatum strain AP13 chromosome 3N, P.virgatum_v5, whole genome shotgun sequence DNA segment encodes these proteins:
- the LOC120666503 gene encoding disease resistance protein RGA5-like isoform X1: protein MAFRIAKPISVFQQMASALTGVMTSVISKLTVLLGQEYTKLTGVHREVNFMKDELSSINALLQRLAEVDSDLDVQTKEWRRQVQEMSYDIEDCIDDFMHRIGHNGMADSAGLVSKVVQQLKSLRARHQIASRIQDLKARVEDASKRRMRYKLDECAFQSRTTTSIDPRLPSLYAEPEGLVGIDKPRDDLVRLLMQGEEASVQKLKVISVVGPGGLGKTTLANEVYHKLEGQFQCRAFVSLSQQPDVKKILRNILYQVSQMEYDNMKIWDEEKFINAIRDFLRRKRYLIVIDDIWSTQAWKAIKCALYENNCGSRIMTTTRIVSIAKSCCFPHHDHVYEIMPLSAHNSKSLLAKRIFGSEDTCPPQLEEISIKILGKCKGVPLAIVTIASVLANKASTKEEWDSVHNSIGSTLEKDPDVEEMRKILSLSYDELPHHLKTCLLYLSIFPEDYEIDMDQVVGRWIAEGFINTGGGQDLEEIGKCHFNDLINRSMILPVKIKYDGQVVSCRVHDMILDLLISKSIEENFATFIGGKNQKLVLQGKARRLSLNYYFYEDALVPSTTIISQCRSLSMFGYSEQMPSLSKFRALRVLGIENGEEMEQKYFEQIGALHQLKYLRLNLRSITSLPEQLGELQHLRTLDLGETKIKKLPKSIVQLQNLTCLRINNLELPEEIGNLHALQELSVIKINQNSLASSLLGLGSLINLRILGLCWCIVNTHPDSKAFVDNLLSSLRKLVRVNLRCLYIQSYYGYSIEFLLDSWFPIPHLLQTFAMGMEYYFPRIPFWIASLDNLTYLDINIDPLGQKALDVLGNLPSLLYLRVTSKATACKEKLIISTSMFLCLKEFHFTCWSSGVHLMFEAGAMMKLEKLRIPYASADLYFGFQHLSSLKHLVAEINCSGMTAQEVQALEESIRSAIDLPNRPTLEVQTW, encoded by the exons ATGGCATTCAGGATTGCTAAACCCATATCAGTCTTTCAACAGATGGCGAGCGCCTTGACAGGGGTGATGACATCTGTCATCAGCAAGCTTACAGTGCTGCTTGGACAGGAGTACACAAAGCTGACAGGTGTCCACAGAGAGGTGAACTTTATGAAGGATGAGCTGAGCAGCATAAACGCCCTCCTTCAGAGGCTAGCAGAGGTGGACAGTGACCTTGATGTGCAGACAAAGGAGTGGAGGCGGCAAGTGCAGGAGATGTCTTATGACATAGAGGATTGTATCGACGACTTTATGCATCGCATTGGCCACAATGGCATGGCTGATTCTGCAGGGCTAGTCAGTAAGGTGGTTCAACAGCTTAAGTCACTGAGAGCGCGCCATCAAATCGCCAGCCGAATCCAGGATCTCAAGGCACGTGTTGAAGATGCTAGCAAGCGCCGCATGAGGTACAAGCTTGATGAGTGTGCCTTCCAATCTAGGACCACGACTTCCATCGATCCTCGTTTGCCTTCACTCTATGCTGAGCCGGAAGGGCTTGTCGGTATTGACAAGCCGAGGGATGATCTTGTAAGGCTGCTAATGCAGGGGGAGGAAGCATCAGTGCAGAAACTGAAGGTGATATCTGTTGTGGGGCCTGGGGGTCTTGGTAAAACCACACTCGCAAATGAGGTTTACCATAAACTGGAAGGCCAGTTCCAGTGTCGAGCTTTTGTTTCTCTGTCACAGCAACCTGATGTAAAGAAGATATTGAGAAACATACTCTATCAAGTCAGCCAGATGGAGTATGATAACATGAAAATATGGGATGAGGAGAAATTCATTAATGCAATCCGAGATTTCCTACGGAGAAAAAG GTACTTAATTGTTATTGATGATATATGGAGTACTCAAGCTTGGAAGGCTATTAAATGTGCTTTGTATGAGAACAATTGTGGAAGCAGAATTATGACGACAACCCGCATTGTTTCTATAGCCAAGTCATGTTGCTTTCCCCACCATGACCATGTCTATGAAATAATGCCTCTCAGTGCACATAACTCTAAAAGTCTACTTGCCAAGCGCATCTTTGGCTCAGAAGATACATGCCCTCCTCAATTGGAAGAAATTTCCATCAAAATTTTGGGAAAATGTAAGGGTGTGCCATTGGCCATTGTTACAATAGCTAGCGTATTAGCTAATAAAGCCAGCACGAAAGAAGAATGGGACAGCGTGCATAACTCAATTGGTTCAACACTGGAAAAGGATCCTGATGTGGAAGAAATGAGAAAGATATTATCCCTTAGCTACGATGAGCTCCCCCATCATTTGAAGACATGTTTATTATATCTAAGTATATTTCCAGAAGATTATGAGATTGACATGGATCAGGTTGTGGGAAGGTGGATCGCTGAAGGATTCATTAATACAGGTGGTGGACAAGATTTGGAGGAAATTGGAAAGTGCCATTTTAATGATCTTATTaacagaagcatgattctgcCAGTAAAGATTAAATATGATGGTCAAGTTGTTTCATGCCGGGTCCATGATAtgattcttgatctccttataTCCAAGTCAATTGAAGAAAACTTTGCCACTTTTATTGGTGGAAAAAATCAGAAACTAGTGCTTCAAGGTAAGGCCCGCCGTCTGTCTCTCAACTATTATTTCTATGAGGACGCCTTGGTTCCGTCAACAACGATCATTTCCCAATGCCGATCACTCAGTATGTTCGGGTATTCTGAACAGATGCCTTCTCTTTCAAAATTTCGAGCTCTTCGTGTACTTGGTATAGAAAATGGTGAGGAGATGGAACAGAAGTATTTTGAGCAAATAGGGGCGCTTCATCAGTTGAAATACTTGCGGCTCAATCTAAGAAGCATCACTTCACTACCTGAACAGCTAGGAGAACTACAACATTTGCGGACATTGGACCTTGGAGAGACTAAGATTAAAAAATTGCCTAAAAGTATTGTTCAACTGCAAAATTTAACATGCTTGCGCATCAATAATCTGGAATTAcctgaagaaattgggaatttgCATGCTCTGCAGGAGCTATCGGTTATCAAAATCAACCAAAATAGCTTAGCCTCTTCTTTGCTGGGGCTTggaagtctaattaatctaaggATCCTTGGGCTATGCtggtgcattgtcaacacacacCCTGATAGCAAAGCTTTTGTTGACAACTTGCTCTCATCACTCCGCAAACTTGTCAGAGTCAACCTTCGCTGTCTGTACATTCAGAGTTATTATGGCTATTCCATAGAATTTTTGTTGGATTCTTGGTTCCCCATCCCTCATCTCCTCCAAACGTTTGCCATGGGCATGGAGTACTACTTTCCCAGGATTCCATTTTGGATTGCATCACTTGATAACCTCACCTACCTAGACATCAATATTGATCCACTAGGACAAAAGGCACTGGATGTTCTAGGAAATTTGCCTTCTTTGCTGTATCTCAGGGTGACATCAAAAGCAACAGCCTGCAAGGAAAAGCTCATCATAAGCACCAGCATGTTCTTATGCCTGAAGGAGTTCCACTTCACCTGCTGGAGCAGTGGGGTTCATCTGATGTTTGAAGCAGGGGCCATGATGAAGCTTGAGAAGCTGAGGATTCCATATGCAAGTGCTGATCTTTATTTCGGGTTCCAGCACCTCTCTTCCCTTAAGCATCTTGTAGCTGAGATCAATTGCAGTGGCATGACGGCTCAGGAAGTGCAGGCATTGGAGGAATCTATCAGAAGTGCCATTGATCTTCCAAACCGTCCCACCCTTGAAGTTCAAACATGGTAA
- the LOC120666503 gene encoding disease resistance protein RGA5-like isoform X2 has protein sequence MASALTGVMTSVISKLTVLLGQEYTKLTGVHREVNFMKDELSSINALLQRLAEVDSDLDVQTKEWRRQVQEMSYDIEDCIDDFMHRIGHNGMADSAGLVSKVVQQLKSLRARHQIASRIQDLKARVEDASKRRMRYKLDECAFQSRTTTSIDPRLPSLYAEPEGLVGIDKPRDDLVRLLMQGEEASVQKLKVISVVGPGGLGKTTLANEVYHKLEGQFQCRAFVSLSQQPDVKKILRNILYQVSQMEYDNMKIWDEEKFINAIRDFLRRKRYLIVIDDIWSTQAWKAIKCALYENNCGSRIMTTTRIVSIAKSCCFPHHDHVYEIMPLSAHNSKSLLAKRIFGSEDTCPPQLEEISIKILGKCKGVPLAIVTIASVLANKASTKEEWDSVHNSIGSTLEKDPDVEEMRKILSLSYDELPHHLKTCLLYLSIFPEDYEIDMDQVVGRWIAEGFINTGGGQDLEEIGKCHFNDLINRSMILPVKIKYDGQVVSCRVHDMILDLLISKSIEENFATFIGGKNQKLVLQGKARRLSLNYYFYEDALVPSTTIISQCRSLSMFGYSEQMPSLSKFRALRVLGIENGEEMEQKYFEQIGALHQLKYLRLNLRSITSLPEQLGELQHLRTLDLGETKIKKLPKSIVQLQNLTCLRINNLELPEEIGNLHALQELSVIKINQNSLASSLLGLGSLINLRILGLCWCIVNTHPDSKAFVDNLLSSLRKLVRVNLRCLYIQSYYGYSIEFLLDSWFPIPHLLQTFAMGMEYYFPRIPFWIASLDNLTYLDINIDPLGQKALDVLGNLPSLLYLRVTSKATACKEKLIISTSMFLCLKEFHFTCWSSGVHLMFEAGAMMKLEKLRIPYASADLYFGFQHLSSLKHLVAEINCSGMTAQEVQALEESIRSAIDLPNRPTLEVQTW, from the exons ATGGCGAGCGCCTTGACAGGGGTGATGACATCTGTCATCAGCAAGCTTACAGTGCTGCTTGGACAGGAGTACACAAAGCTGACAGGTGTCCACAGAGAGGTGAACTTTATGAAGGATGAGCTGAGCAGCATAAACGCCCTCCTTCAGAGGCTAGCAGAGGTGGACAGTGACCTTGATGTGCAGACAAAGGAGTGGAGGCGGCAAGTGCAGGAGATGTCTTATGACATAGAGGATTGTATCGACGACTTTATGCATCGCATTGGCCACAATGGCATGGCTGATTCTGCAGGGCTAGTCAGTAAGGTGGTTCAACAGCTTAAGTCACTGAGAGCGCGCCATCAAATCGCCAGCCGAATCCAGGATCTCAAGGCACGTGTTGAAGATGCTAGCAAGCGCCGCATGAGGTACAAGCTTGATGAGTGTGCCTTCCAATCTAGGACCACGACTTCCATCGATCCTCGTTTGCCTTCACTCTATGCTGAGCCGGAAGGGCTTGTCGGTATTGACAAGCCGAGGGATGATCTTGTAAGGCTGCTAATGCAGGGGGAGGAAGCATCAGTGCAGAAACTGAAGGTGATATCTGTTGTGGGGCCTGGGGGTCTTGGTAAAACCACACTCGCAAATGAGGTTTACCATAAACTGGAAGGCCAGTTCCAGTGTCGAGCTTTTGTTTCTCTGTCACAGCAACCTGATGTAAAGAAGATATTGAGAAACATACTCTATCAAGTCAGCCAGATGGAGTATGATAACATGAAAATATGGGATGAGGAGAAATTCATTAATGCAATCCGAGATTTCCTACGGAGAAAAAG GTACTTAATTGTTATTGATGATATATGGAGTACTCAAGCTTGGAAGGCTATTAAATGTGCTTTGTATGAGAACAATTGTGGAAGCAGAATTATGACGACAACCCGCATTGTTTCTATAGCCAAGTCATGTTGCTTTCCCCACCATGACCATGTCTATGAAATAATGCCTCTCAGTGCACATAACTCTAAAAGTCTACTTGCCAAGCGCATCTTTGGCTCAGAAGATACATGCCCTCCTCAATTGGAAGAAATTTCCATCAAAATTTTGGGAAAATGTAAGGGTGTGCCATTGGCCATTGTTACAATAGCTAGCGTATTAGCTAATAAAGCCAGCACGAAAGAAGAATGGGACAGCGTGCATAACTCAATTGGTTCAACACTGGAAAAGGATCCTGATGTGGAAGAAATGAGAAAGATATTATCCCTTAGCTACGATGAGCTCCCCCATCATTTGAAGACATGTTTATTATATCTAAGTATATTTCCAGAAGATTATGAGATTGACATGGATCAGGTTGTGGGAAGGTGGATCGCTGAAGGATTCATTAATACAGGTGGTGGACAAGATTTGGAGGAAATTGGAAAGTGCCATTTTAATGATCTTATTaacagaagcatgattctgcCAGTAAAGATTAAATATGATGGTCAAGTTGTTTCATGCCGGGTCCATGATAtgattcttgatctccttataTCCAAGTCAATTGAAGAAAACTTTGCCACTTTTATTGGTGGAAAAAATCAGAAACTAGTGCTTCAAGGTAAGGCCCGCCGTCTGTCTCTCAACTATTATTTCTATGAGGACGCCTTGGTTCCGTCAACAACGATCATTTCCCAATGCCGATCACTCAGTATGTTCGGGTATTCTGAACAGATGCCTTCTCTTTCAAAATTTCGAGCTCTTCGTGTACTTGGTATAGAAAATGGTGAGGAGATGGAACAGAAGTATTTTGAGCAAATAGGGGCGCTTCATCAGTTGAAATACTTGCGGCTCAATCTAAGAAGCATCACTTCACTACCTGAACAGCTAGGAGAACTACAACATTTGCGGACATTGGACCTTGGAGAGACTAAGATTAAAAAATTGCCTAAAAGTATTGTTCAACTGCAAAATTTAACATGCTTGCGCATCAATAATCTGGAATTAcctgaagaaattgggaatttgCATGCTCTGCAGGAGCTATCGGTTATCAAAATCAACCAAAATAGCTTAGCCTCTTCTTTGCTGGGGCTTggaagtctaattaatctaaggATCCTTGGGCTATGCtggtgcattgtcaacacacacCCTGATAGCAAAGCTTTTGTTGACAACTTGCTCTCATCACTCCGCAAACTTGTCAGAGTCAACCTTCGCTGTCTGTACATTCAGAGTTATTATGGCTATTCCATAGAATTTTTGTTGGATTCTTGGTTCCCCATCCCTCATCTCCTCCAAACGTTTGCCATGGGCATGGAGTACTACTTTCCCAGGATTCCATTTTGGATTGCATCACTTGATAACCTCACCTACCTAGACATCAATATTGATCCACTAGGACAAAAGGCACTGGATGTTCTAGGAAATTTGCCTTCTTTGCTGTATCTCAGGGTGACATCAAAAGCAACAGCCTGCAAGGAAAAGCTCATCATAAGCACCAGCATGTTCTTATGCCTGAAGGAGTTCCACTTCACCTGCTGGAGCAGTGGGGTTCATCTGATGTTTGAAGCAGGGGCCATGATGAAGCTTGAGAAGCTGAGGATTCCATATGCAAGTGCTGATCTTTATTTCGGGTTCCAGCACCTCTCTTCCCTTAAGCATCTTGTAGCTGAGATCAATTGCAGTGGCATGACGGCTCAGGAAGTGCAGGCATTGGAGGAATCTATCAGAAGTGCCATTGATCTTCCAAACCGTCCCACCCTTGAAGTTCAAACATGGTAA